A single Methanolobus sp. ZRKC5 DNA region contains:
- the purS gene encoding phosphoribosylformylglycinamidine synthase subunit PurS — protein sequence MQYQADVTIELKSGMLDPEGTTIERALEHLGYKTESVRTAKKYTIDLQAENIHDARETVEEMCQKLIANPIIHNYAISLRELQ from the coding sequence ATGCAATATCAAGCAGATGTAACCATTGAACTTAAAAGCGGTATGCTTGACCCTGAAGGTACAACCATCGAAAGGGCACTTGAACACCTGGGATACAAAACCGAGAGTGTGAGAACAGCAAAAAAATATACTATTGATCTTCAGGCAGAGAATATCCATGATGCAAGAGAGACAGTCGAGGAAATGTGCCAGAAACTGATTGCAAATCCTATTATCCATAATTATGCCATATCCTTGAGGGAATTGCAATGA
- the purQ gene encoding phosphoribosylformylglycinamidine synthase subunit PurQ, translating into MSIGIVQFGGSNCDLDVLHVLKDVLGVDAELVWYKEENLERFEGIVIPGGFSYGDYLRAGAIAARTPIMNSVKELAESGKPIVGICNGFQVLTESGLLEGALTTNNYPKFRCEPTFLRVETTDTPFTSKFKKGDVVSIPIAHMEGNFYADESTLSSLEDNGQVAFRYVDKDGKVTDEANPNGSQENIAGILSSKKNVLGMMPHPERASEEILGSKDGLKILESMVEFISNK; encoded by the coding sequence ATGAGTATAGGTATTGTACAGTTTGGTGGCAGCAATTGTGACCTTGACGTGTTGCATGTCCTGAAGGATGTTCTCGGAGTTGACGCTGAACTTGTATGGTACAAGGAAGAAAACCTGGAACGTTTTGAAGGAATAGTGATTCCGGGAGGCTTCTCATACGGTGACTACCTCAGAGCAGGTGCCATTGCTGCACGTACTCCTATTATGAATTCGGTCAAGGAACTTGCAGAATCAGGCAAGCCTATAGTAGGTATCTGTAATGGTTTCCAGGTTCTCACAGAATCCGGACTTCTTGAAGGTGCACTTACAACTAACAATTATCCAAAGTTCAGGTGCGAGCCTACTTTCCTGAGAGTCGAGACAACAGATACACCTTTCACTTCAAAATTCAAGAAAGGAGATGTGGTCAGTATTCCTATCGCTCACATGGAAGGTAATTTCTACGCAGATGAATCCACACTTTCAAGTCTTGAAGACAACGGTCAGGTAGCCTTCAGGTACGTGGACAAGGATGGCAAGGTGACCGATGAGGCAAATCCTAACGGTTCACAGGAAAATATTGCAGGTATACTGAGTTCAAAAAAGAATGTACTTGGTATGATGCCACATCCTGAAAGAGCATCCGAGGAAATTCTAGGTTCAAAGGACGGACTGAAAATACTTGA
- a CDS encoding CDP-alcohol phosphatidyltransferase family protein → MFNELKNTVRVSILPFVRWVPLSPNSLTIIGLLISIWAAVAFATGDLLGGALLILLSGFFDMIDGAVARAKGCMTAFGAVLDSVCDRYADAIIFVGIIYGVVAGRVLQTTVLSVPLWLWVVFAIIGSYLVSYVRSRAEAAGVESMNIGVAERPERMMILVAGSLSGYLGESIVAIVVLTHITMIQRLLYAKRSLE, encoded by the coding sequence ATGTTCAACGAATTAAAGAATACTGTCAGAGTATCGATATTGCCCTTTGTAAGGTGGGTGCCATTATCTCCTAATTCTCTTACTATCATCGGTTTACTCATCAGTATCTGGGCGGCAGTTGCATTTGCGACAGGTGATCTTTTAGGCGGTGCACTGTTGATACTTCTCAGCGGGTTCTTTGACATGATAGACGGTGCTGTTGCAAGGGCAAAAGGCTGCATGACAGCTTTTGGTGCAGTACTTGATTCTGTGTGTGACAGGTATGCTGATGCTATCATTTTTGTGGGTATTATCTATGGAGTTGTAGCAGGCCGTGTTCTACAGACGACTGTCCTTTCAGTTCCCCTATGGCTCTGGGTTGTATTCGCTATAATTGGTTCCTACCTTGTGAGTTATGTACGTTCAAGAGCGGAAGCTGCAGGTGTTGAGTCCATGAATATCGGAGTAGCTGAGAGACCAGAGAGAATGATGATACTTGTGGCAGGCTCTTTGAGTGGTTATCTGGGAGAGTCTATAGTTGCTATAGTAGTTCTTACTCACATAACAATGATTCAGCGTTTGCTCTATGCAAAAAGGTCACTTGAGTAA
- a CDS encoding diphthine--ammonia ligase has protein sequence MCSITGFFNNDNAMEHTLQALEITKNRGLDGIGISTENGIYLAENVTSLEFDPEISKRNTLGHRLHSMVNFVLQPIVYSGKIVANCEIYNWKELAEKYDLEAENDTDLLIKLIEKQVFDAGNNSISPADIMQVIDQILREVIGVYAFAYWLDDTVYLARDIVGIKPLWYSNSGGFAFASEKKALARTGFTDIKELNPREILAYNIGKDCREKYNREFFFITPQHEGSIAELEKHMKELLENAVSIRMPDEKFGILFSGGLDSTIIAHMCKLMGKKPGIDFTCYTAGLSEVQLPPDVEYSRMMAEELGLDLKVKSIGLDEVETYLKDVVPLVEDTNVPKVGVALTMYAACVAAKEDDIRVMFSGSGADEVFAGYDRHKRSTDISRDCYADVLKIYEKNTYRDDVVSMNNNIELRVPYLDKRFVDYCLKIPPQYKINDEQNKLILRLLADEIGVPAQVSQRRKQAAQYGSRFDKAIGKLAKKSGYRTKTEYLKQFYGQPNLKLGVLFSSGKDSNYAMHIMQQQNYAIECLITIKSQNQDSYMFHTPNIDLARLQAEAMGMPLIEELTLGEKEKELDDMKNAIIRAKNEFGIEGIVTGALYSNYQRERIERVCDELGLKAFSPLWHIDQEKEMHQLLDIGFEFIFSSVAAYGLNKSWVGRIIEEKDIDKLVKLNEKIGLNVAGEGGEFESFVTDGPMYHKKIEIREMEVIERDEYTANVVITNAVLVDKE, from the coding sequence ATGTGCTCAATTACAGGTTTTTTTAATAACGACAACGCAATGGAACATACCTTACAAGCCCTTGAAATAACAAAGAACCGGGGACTTGATGGTATAGGGATTAGTACTGAGAACGGAATTTACCTTGCAGAGAATGTTACTTCCCTTGAGTTCGATCCTGAGATTTCAAAGAGGAATACTTTAGGACATCGTCTGCACTCAATGGTCAATTTTGTGCTTCAGCCAATCGTATATAGTGGAAAGATCGTTGCTAACTGCGAGATATACAACTGGAAGGAACTCGCAGAAAAATACGATCTTGAAGCAGAGAACGATACGGATCTACTGATAAAGCTCATCGAGAAGCAGGTCTTTGATGCAGGAAATAACTCCATCTCCCCAGCTGACATAATGCAGGTCATCGACCAGATACTACGCGAAGTCATTGGCGTCTATGCGTTTGCCTACTGGCTGGATGACACTGTGTATCTTGCAAGGGATATCGTAGGTATCAAACCACTCTGGTATAGCAATTCTGGAGGATTTGCGTTCGCCTCTGAAAAGAAGGCACTTGCAAGAACAGGATTTACAGATATCAAAGAACTCAATCCCAGAGAGATTCTTGCCTACAATATCGGAAAAGATTGTAGAGAAAAGTACAACCGGGAATTCTTTTTCATAACACCTCAACATGAAGGTAGCATTGCGGAACTAGAAAAACACATGAAAGAACTTCTGGAAAATGCAGTTTCCATACGCATGCCTGATGAGAAGTTCGGGATTCTTTTTTCCGGTGGACTGGACTCTACCATCATTGCACATATGTGCAAACTCATGGGGAAAAAACCGGGAATCGATTTTACCTGCTACACCGCAGGCCTTTCTGAAGTACAACTTCCACCTGACGTTGAATACTCCCGGATGATGGCAGAAGAGCTTGGACTTGACCTGAAGGTCAAAAGCATAGGACTGGATGAGGTGGAGACATACCTGAAAGATGTGGTCCCTCTTGTAGAAGATACCAATGTACCGAAGGTAGGAGTGGCACTGACCATGTACGCTGCATGCGTGGCTGCAAAGGAGGATGACATCAGAGTCATGTTCTCAGGGTCAGGAGCCGATGAGGTATTTGCAGGCTACGACCGTCACAAACGTTCAACAGACATCAGCCGGGACTGCTACGCCGACGTACTGAAAATTTACGAGAAGAACACCTACCGCGATGATGTTGTTTCCATGAACAACAACATTGAGTTGCGTGTTCCATATCTTGATAAGAGATTCGTAGACTATTGTCTAAAGATACCACCGCAGTACAAGATCAACGATGAACAGAACAAGCTCATACTGCGTCTGCTTGCTGATGAGATCGGGGTTCCCGCTCAGGTCAGCCAGCGCAGGAAACAGGCAGCTCAGTATGGAAGCCGATTTGACAAGGCCATTGGCAAACTTGCAAAGAAAAGTGGCTACAGAACAAAGACCGAATACCTGAAGCAGTTCTACGGCCAGCCAAACCTCAAATTAGGCGTGCTTTTCAGCTCAGGTAAAGACAGCAATTATGCAATGCATATTATGCAGCAGCAGAATTACGCAATCGAGTGCCTTATAACTATCAAGAGCCAGAATCAGGACTCCTACATGTTCCACACTCCCAACATTGATCTTGCACGCCTGCAGGCAGAAGCCATGGGAATGCCATTAATTGAAGAGCTTACATTGGGTGAAAAAGAGAAGGAACTGGATGACATGAAGAATGCCATAATTCGTGCCAAAAACGAGTTCGGCATAGAAGGAATCGTCACCGGTGCTTTGTATTCCAACTATCAGCGCGAGAGGATAGAAAGAGTATGCGACGAACTGGGACTAAAGGCATTCTCTCCCCTCTGGCATATCGACCAGGAAAAAGAGATGCACCAACTTCTGGACATTGGATTTGAGTTCATATTCAGCAGTGTAGCCGCATACGGCCTGAACAAGAGCTGGGTCGGCCGCATCATCGAGGAGAAGGACATTGATAAACTTGTCAAGCTCAACGAGAAGATCGGTCTCAATGTTGCAGGCGAAGGCGGTGAATTCGAAAGCTTTGTGACGGACGGACCCATGTATCACAAAAAGATAGAGATTCGGGAAATGGAAGTAATCGAGCGGGACGAGTACACTGCAAATGTTGTTATCACCAATGCTGTACTGGTGGATAAAGAGTGA